CGGCCTGAGACTGGGCGTAATGCGAGTCTCGAGAAACAGTCTGTGGTGAGGTATGACGTGAGTCCAAAGTCCCTGCGCGCGACTGTCTGTAGTGAGATGTCTCAGCATAGATTGGTGGCGCTGAAGCAGCTCGTGAATGTGCAGCTGGCCTCGCCCCAGCCATGTCAAACTCTAGGTCAGATACGGTCAGTGTATCGCTTAGCTCATCTAACAGGTCTAAAAAATCGTCTTTTTGATATCCTTGCTTCATACTTTTTCCGTTTTCGCTTTTTTATTAAGGTCTATACGCTCGCCTTCCATATCCGTAATGTCATCTTTGATTCTGAAGTTTAACTTTGACTTGATGGACTCATACAAATCCGTCACGCCTGTAAGTCGGGCCTTAGATTCTGCCTGCTCTGAATGGGCTTGGGATTGATGTTGTTTATAAAAATCTGTCAGATGCTCTCGCTTTATGCCTGAAATTTGCACAAATTCCTCATCCGACATTTTAAGAGCTTCCTCGGCGATAGGGACATTGAACACTTCCATGTCTGCAATCTTTGACCACGTCGACTGCCCTTGCTGCCATACATGGTGATCTTTAGAGAGAAAGCCCCTTCTTAAGAAGATCAGAACACTATTAGTAGTGAAAGGACCAAAA
This portion of the Pseudobdellovibrionaceae bacterium genome encodes:
- a CDS encoding DUF4339 domain-containing protein, producing the protein MNSEESQCPEKKTNSSPTARSKADSWFVFREQKHFGPFTTNSVLIFLRRGFLSKDHHVWQQGQSTWSKIADMEVFNVPIAEEALKMSDEEFVQISGIKREHLTDFYKQHQSQAHSEQAESKARLTGVTDLYESIKSKLNFRIKDDITDMEGERIDLNKKAKTEKV